Proteins from a single region of Anser cygnoides isolate HZ-2024a breed goose chromosome 18, Taihu_goose_T2T_genome, whole genome shotgun sequence:
- the LOC106046837 gene encoding lysophosphatidic acid receptor 1-B-like, producing MTGYSNCSANYTKIWSHYLVLALGIPQLTINIASVIFNCIVIITRMATKDLHKPISILFCNLAFSDLFTSFSGFWISVLFITNPDNTIFGSRGMLAPYSLYTTSILSTIYNLVSIGIERYLAVAESIRTRFRVARKHSIAVVLISWILAFSLGCLPLMGWNCLHMGRNLSVLYSPFCVDYLIFITIPNVVVAFIVPLFTYLRIIIILRKRKLRMKACGQATGTYKSAEIQVARTSIFIWLLALVSYAPFFAGVIFDATNHQCPLDLYPSVYIFRNCTAMMITMNCLGNPLIYTLKAKELGAKLKSLRCLSANRVQACAVANI from the coding sequence ATGACTGGATACTCAAACTGTTCTGCTAACTATACCAAAATTTGGAGTCATTATTTAGTACTTGCACTGGGCATCCCCCAACTGACCATTAACATAGCTTCTGTGATCTTCAACTGCATAGTCATCATCACCAGAATGGCGACAAAGGATCTGCACAAGCCTATCTCTATCCTCTTTTGCAATTTGGCTTTTTCTGATCTCTTCACGAGTTTTTCTGGCTTTTGGATTTCAGTGCTGTTCATCACCAACCCTGACAATACAATCTTTGGATCCAGGGGTATGCTTGCACCTTATTCCTTATATACTACATCGATTTTATCCACCATCTATAACTTGGTAAGCATTGGAATCGAACGCTACCTGGCTGTGGCTGAAAGTATCAGGACAAGGTTCAGGGTTGCTAGAAAACATTCCATAGCTGTAGTTTTAATTAGCTGGAtccttgctttctctttggGCTGCTTGCCCTTGATGGGCTGGAACTGCTTGCATATGGGAAGAAATCTCTCAGTCCTCTACAGTCCGTTTTGCGTTGACTACCTCATCTTCATCACCATTCCCAACGTTGTGGTGGCTTTTATTGTTCCTCTGTTCACTTACCTCAGAATCATTATCatcctgaggaaaagaaagctcaGAATGAAAGCATGCGGACAAGCTACCGGCACCTACAAATCCGCCGAAATCCAGGTGGCCAGAACTAGTATTTTTATATGGCTCCTGGCGTTGGTCTCCTATGCTCCTTTCTTTGCGGGAGTCATATTCGATGCAACAAACCACCAGTGCCCCCTCGATCTCTACCCAAGCGTCTACATCTTCCGAAACTGCACGGCCATGATGATAACCATGAACTGTTTGGGGAACCCGCTGATATACACCCTGAAAGCCAAAGAGCTGGGGGCTAAGCTCAAGTCTCTGAGATGCCTTTCTGCCAACCGCGTGCAAGCCTGCGCCGTGGCCAACATCTGa
- the ZNHIT3 gene encoding zinc finger HIT domain-containing protein 3 isoform X2, which translates to MRAARSCGVCGAAGAAPYRCPRCAEAYCSVPCCRAHRARCRRDGDGIDTGSGAAALSEPDKAAEGLAAPRGAGRAGQRAGESEELRGLLLNPHLRQLLLTIDEAEEKSSLMKKYMQEPLFVEFADCCLRIVEPPEKENILPE; encoded by the exons ATGCGGGCGGCTCGGAGCTGCGGGGTctgcggggcggccggggcggccCCGTACCGGTGCCCGCGCTGCGCTGAGGCCTA CTGCTCGGTGCCGTGCTGCAGGGCGCACCGCGCCCGGTGCCGCCGCGACGGGGACGGGATCGAcaccgggagcggggccgcggcgctcTCGGAGCCGGATAAGGCGGCGGAGGGGCTGGCAGCGCCCCgaggggcgggccgggccgggcagcgcgCAG gagAATCTGAAGAACTGAGAGGCTTGCTCCTGAACCCACACCtccggcagctgctgctgacGATTGatgaagcagaagagaagagctCCCTCATGAAAAAGTACATGCAGGAGCCGCTATTTGTGGAGTTTGCAGACTGCTGCTTGAGAATTGTTGAACCCCCAGAGAAGGAGAACATTCTTCCTGAGTGA
- the ZNHIT3 gene encoding zinc finger HIT domain-containing protein 3 isoform X1: protein MRAARSCGVCGAAGAAPYRCPRCAEAYCSVPCCRAHRARCRRDGDGIDTGSGAAALSEPDKAAEGLAAPRGAGRAGQRAGSPWSVADILAEDDEQDRVPLQKLKLLGESEELRGLLLNPHLRQLLLTIDEAEEKSSLMKKYMQEPLFVEFADCCLRIVEPPEKENILPE from the exons ATGCGGGCGGCTCGGAGCTGCGGGGTctgcggggcggccggggcggccCCGTACCGGTGCCCGCGCTGCGCTGAGGCCTA CTGCTCGGTGCCGTGCTGCAGGGCGCACCGCGCCCGGTGCCGCCGCGACGGGGACGGGATCGAcaccgggagcggggccgcggcgctcTCGGAGCCGGATAAGGCGGCGGAGGGGCTGGCAGCGCCCCgaggggcgggccgggccgggcagcgcgCAG GCAGCCCCTGGTCGGTGGCGGACATCCTGGCGGAGGACGACGAGCAGGACCGCGTGCCGCTGCAGAAGCTCAAGCTGCTGG gagAATCTGAAGAACTGAGAGGCTTGCTCCTGAACCCACACCtccggcagctgctgctgacGATTGatgaagcagaagagaagagctCCCTCATGAAAAAGTACATGCAGGAGCCGCTATTTGTGGAGTTTGCAGACTGCTGCTTGAGAATTGTTGAACCCCCAGAGAAGGAGAACATTCTTCCTGAGTGA